A single region of the Chrysiogenia bacterium genome encodes:
- a CDS encoding enoyl-CoA hydratase/isomerase family protein, whose amino-acid sequence MIDLSKEGDVFVLHMKDGENRYNRPFLEALNAALDEVEASSGPAALVTTGAGKFYSNGLDLAWLMGDGAGEMKGFIEDVHALFARILTFPMYTVAAVNGHAFAGGAMLMMAHDYKVMRSDRGYFCLPEVDLKMPTTPAMNALIAARLSRVAAHEALVTGKRYDAQTALARDIADDIAPEAEVLPRAIAAAAEYAKKDRKTIGALKRGLHAEALKVMMAKG is encoded by the coding sequence ATGATCGATTTGAGTAAAGAAGGCGACGTCTTCGTCCTGCACATGAAAGACGGGGAGAACCGCTACAACCGTCCGTTCCTTGAGGCACTGAACGCCGCCCTGGATGAGGTGGAAGCCAGCAGCGGCCCGGCCGCGCTGGTGACCACGGGCGCGGGAAAGTTCTACTCCAACGGCCTGGATCTCGCCTGGCTCATGGGCGATGGGGCGGGCGAAATGAAAGGCTTCATCGAAGACGTCCACGCCCTCTTTGCGCGCATTTTGACCTTTCCCATGTACACCGTTGCAGCGGTGAACGGACACGCCTTTGCCGGCGGCGCGATGCTGATGATGGCGCATGATTACAAGGTCATGCGCAGCGACCGGGGCTACTTCTGCCTGCCCGAGGTGGACCTGAAAATGCCGACAACCCCGGCGATGAACGCGCTCATTGCCGCGCGCCTCTCGCGCGTCGCCGCGCACGAGGCGCTCGTTACCGGAAAACGCTACGACGCGCAGACCGCCCTTGCCCGCGACATTGCCGATGACATCGCCCCCGAGGCCGAAGTTCTGCCGCGCGCCATCGCGGCGGCGGCCGAGTATGCAAAAAAGGATCGCAAGACCATCGGCGCATTGAAGCGCGGCCTGCACGCCGAGGCCCTCAAGGTGATGATGGCCAAGGGCTGA
- the cyaY gene encoding iron donor protein CyaY: MEEKEFRSVADDTLFKLLERLDEIELDDADVELADGVLTVEFEDGKKLIVSRQSAASQLWLAEPGGGWHFDHSDGIWICDKRGTDLIEDLARLITEKTGVHVKLRHDS, translated from the coding sequence ATGGAAGAGAAAGAATTTCGCAGCGTCGCCGACGACACGCTGTTCAAGCTGCTGGAGAGACTCGACGAGATCGAGCTCGACGACGCCGACGTGGAACTGGCCGACGGGGTGCTGACCGTCGAGTTCGAGGACGGCAAAAAGCTTATCGTTTCGCGCCAGAGCGCCGCGAGCCAGCTCTGGCTGGCCGAGCCCGGCGGGGGCTGGCACTTCGACCACTCCGACGGCATCTGGATCTGCGACAAGCGTGGCACGGATCTCATTGAAGACCTGGCCCGGCTCATCACAGAAAAAACCGGCGTGCATGTGAAGTTGCGCCACGATTCCTAG
- a CDS encoding cation:proton antiporter has product MRTPYTVAMLILGIGIGLVAEKLGGHGPFAHFSEMLSRGQLLSHDMVIFVFLPALIFESAFGMDVYAFRKELGSVTLLAVPALIICTVATAYLVFGLAGDSWGWSLSTALVFGALISATDPVAVVSILRESGAPKRLGILIEGESLLNDGTAIVVFTVLLALHTAGPDAAMPGVGSVLGQFGLTVAGGILVGLLLAFLLLRWIRRTFNDAMVEITLTLVLAYSCMIFAEGFLHVSGVMAVVAAGLWAAGPGRTSISPEVTHFLHRFWELLAYLANTLIFFLVGLAIAAQLDRAEAFDLLLVLAVFACVIGVRFAVIFLFRPLYPKLGDAISSAEAFIMSWGGMRGAVSLALALAVNQNEAIDETVRHQILFLTAGVVLLTILVSGSSIGWLLHRLGFDRRPPSEELAALAAQEKALEHVEASISHVTQDRALRTLSWEDVREDITLRRRQLQDQMGNLESELHKSGGTEEVMSFWHRALDIERQAYWDAFAEGTLGAKAVRALNLEVDLHLDRLNRGHLEPPHSRIHMEEEHASWALHYVHALERRFQRVGFDRLALLYDIARAESRAAETVLSRLEELHSEGNAALAEITDTYKRFQRLGKERLEEMRVNLPEITRAIEDKLTKRIALNLEREEYEALVDHGAIEENAGKSALTSVELRMKQLKQSSTRGELPSNADLVRRASLFAALEEETIEKIAREVRQVVLTPGESLFHENDSGDSVFVIARGAVHVIKQIGGEEKLLAILGGGDVFGEMAFLTGETRTATIKAATSVVLVELSRKNLSGLMESIPTLSEEIWQAFAQHQFDTYLRALPRFASLSAEARAAWISGKKQIELADKEVLPTDDAAYAFVLTGALEAAGSTFQAPTLIDLKGLLDQPRAWHGARVILLPALESDA; this is encoded by the coding sequence TTGCGTACTCCCTACACCGTGGCGATGCTGATCCTGGGCATCGGCATCGGCTTGGTTGCCGAGAAGCTAGGCGGCCACGGCCCCTTCGCGCATTTCTCTGAAATGCTCTCGCGCGGCCAGCTTCTCTCCCACGACATGGTCATCTTCGTCTTCCTGCCCGCGCTGATTTTCGAGTCCGCGTTCGGGATGGACGTCTACGCTTTTCGCAAGGAGCTGGGTTCGGTCACGCTGCTGGCAGTGCCGGCACTGATCATCTGCACCGTGGCGACGGCCTACCTTGTCTTCGGGCTCGCCGGGGATTCCTGGGGCTGGTCGCTCTCCACGGCGCTGGTATTCGGCGCGCTCATCAGCGCCACAGACCCGGTGGCTGTCGTCTCCATCCTGCGTGAAAGCGGCGCGCCAAAGCGGCTGGGCATCCTCATTGAGGGCGAGTCCCTGCTCAACGACGGCACGGCCATCGTCGTTTTCACCGTGCTGCTGGCGCTTCACACTGCCGGACCCGACGCGGCGATGCCCGGGGTTGGCAGCGTGCTCGGTCAATTTGGACTGACCGTGGCGGGGGGCATTCTGGTCGGCCTGCTGCTGGCCTTCCTGCTGCTGCGCTGGATCCGCCGCACCTTCAACGACGCGATGGTAGAGATCACGCTGACGCTGGTGCTCGCCTATTCATGCATGATCTTTGCCGAAGGTTTCTTGCACGTCTCGGGCGTCATGGCAGTGGTTGCAGCAGGTCTGTGGGCCGCCGGGCCCGGCCGCACGAGCATCAGCCCCGAGGTCACCCACTTTCTGCATCGCTTCTGGGAGCTGTTGGCCTATCTGGCCAACACGCTCATTTTCTTTCTCGTCGGTCTGGCCATCGCCGCGCAGCTCGACCGGGCAGAGGCCTTCGACCTGCTGCTGGTTCTCGCGGTCTTCGCTTGCGTCATCGGCGTGCGCTTCGCGGTGATCTTTCTCTTCCGTCCGCTCTACCCCAAGCTCGGCGACGCCATCTCTTCGGCCGAGGCTTTCATCATGTCCTGGGGCGGTATGCGCGGCGCGGTTTCCCTGGCGCTGGCGCTGGCCGTCAACCAGAACGAGGCCATCGACGAAACGGTGCGCCACCAGATTCTGTTCCTGACCGCAGGCGTGGTGCTCCTCACCATTCTGGTGAGCGGCTCAAGCATCGGGTGGCTGCTGCATCGCCTTGGCTTCGACCGGCGCCCGCCCAGTGAAGAACTCGCCGCACTGGCCGCGCAGGAAAAGGCGCTCGAACACGTCGAAGCAAGCATCTCCCACGTCACCCAGGACCGCGCGCTGCGCACCCTTTCCTGGGAGGACGTGCGCGAAGACATCACGCTGCGACGCCGGCAGTTGCAGGATCAGATGGGCAATCTCGAATCGGAACTGCACAAGAGCGGCGGCACCGAAGAGGTCATGAGCTTCTGGCACCGCGCCCTCGACATCGAGCGGCAGGCCTACTGGGACGCTTTTGCCGAGGGGACGCTGGGCGCGAAGGCGGTGCGCGCGCTCAATCTCGAAGTCGATCTCCATCTCGACCGACTCAACCGCGGGCACCTGGAACCGCCGCACTCGCGCATCCACATGGAAGAAGAACACGCCTCGTGGGCACTGCACTACGTTCACGCGCTCGAGCGGCGCTTTCAGCGCGTCGGCTTCGATCGCCTGGCGCTGCTCTACGACATCGCCCGCGCCGAGAGCCGCGCGGCCGAAACGGTGCTGAGCCGTCTGGAAGAGCTCCACAGTGAGGGGAATGCCGCCCTTGCCGAGATCACCGACACCTACAAGCGCTTTCAGCGTCTGGGGAAAGAACGCCTTGAGGAAATGCGCGTGAACCTGCCCGAGATCACCCGCGCCATCGAGGACAAGCTGACAAAGCGCATTGCACTCAATCTCGAACGCGAGGAATACGAAGCGCTCGTCGATCACGGCGCCATCGAGGAAAACGCCGGCAAGAGCGCGCTCACCAGCGTGGAGCTGCGCATGAAGCAGCTCAAGCAATCTTCCACTCGCGGCGAGCTTCCCAGCAACGCCGACCTGGTGCGTCGGGCATCGCTCTTTGCAGCGCTCGAAGAAGAGACCATCGAGAAGATTGCCCGCGAAGTGCGTCAGGTTGTGCTGACACCGGGCGAAAGCCTCTTTCACGAAAACGACAGCGGTGACAGCGTGTTCGTCATCGCCCGCGGCGCGGTGCATGTCATCAAGCAAATCGGCGGAGAAGAAAAGCTGCTCGCGATTCTGGGCGGCGGCGATGTATTCGGCGAGATGGCGTTCCTGACCGGCGAGACACGCACGGCAACCATCAAGGCCGCGACTTCAGTCGTACTTGTAGAACTCTCGCGCAAGAACCTGAGCGGCCTGATGGAATCGATTCCCACCCTCAGCGAGGAAATCTGGCAGGCCTTTGCCCAGCACCAGTTCGATACTTACCTGCGCGCGCTGCCGCGCTTTGCCTCCCTTTCGGCGGAGGCGCGCGCGGCCTGGATCAGCGGGAAGAAGCAAATCGAGCTTGCCGACAAGGAAGTGCTGCCCACCGACGATGCCGCCTATGCCTTCGTTCTCACCGGCGCGCTCGAAGCGGCCGGCAGCACTTTCCAGGCTCCCACGCTCATCGACCTCAAGGGACTTCTCGACCAGCCGCGTGCCTGGCACGGCGCGCGCGTGATTCTGCTGCCCGCGCTGGAGTCGGACGCCTGA
- a CDS encoding 1-acyl-sn-glycerol-3-phosphate acyltransferase, which yields MNFMYYVRGFVRLTFFLLVTAFTVIWMKLHALLRVPDRWEVARIGQHWARMLMAVLGVEVQIRGEMPSGRQLILANHRSYIDIAAILSVIPCNFLSKKEIGEWPLVGAAARMNNTVFVDRECRKSRKLARKRAKEVLDQGMNFAAFPEGTTTRGPGIVRFYKGLFEVAEENGYPIVPIALEYGERDDAWVDQDGFLEHFIRCFGKQRVFVSIAIGPQVQPGDPLHTRLFVENWIKRNLTVPVGVPAQPAADQIPDLALT from the coding sequence GTGAACTTCATGTATTACGTCCGCGGTTTTGTTCGGCTCACCTTCTTCCTGCTCGTCACCGCATTCACCGTCATCTGGATGAAGCTCCACGCCCTGCTTCGGGTGCCCGACCGCTGGGAAGTTGCCCGCATCGGCCAGCACTGGGCGCGCATGCTCATGGCGGTGCTCGGGGTGGAGGTCCAGATTCGCGGCGAGATGCCATCGGGGCGCCAGCTCATCCTGGCCAACCATCGATCCTACATCGACATCGCGGCGATCCTCTCGGTCATTCCCTGCAACTTTCTCTCGAAAAAAGAGATCGGCGAATGGCCGCTCGTGGGCGCCGCGGCGCGAATGAACAACACGGTCTTCGTCGACCGCGAGTGCAGGAAGAGCCGCAAGCTCGCCCGAAAGCGCGCCAAGGAAGTCCTCGACCAGGGAATGAACTTCGCCGCTTTTCCTGAAGGTACCACCACCCGGGGGCCGGGCATTGTGCGTTTCTACAAGGGGCTCTTCGAAGTGGCCGAAGAAAACGGCTACCCCATCGTTCCCATCGCGCTCGAATACGGTGAGCGCGACGACGCCTGGGTCGACCAGGACGGATTCCTCGAACACTTCATTCGCTGCTTCGGCAAGCAGCGGGTTTTTGTGAGCATCGCCATCGGCCCGCAGGTGCAGCCGGGCGATCCGCTCCACACGCGCCTGTTCGTCGAGAACTGGATCAAGCGCAACCTCACCGTACCCGTCGGCGTCCCGGCACAGCCCGCCGCCGATCAAATTCCCGACCTGGCACTGACCTGA